TCCCACGCCAATACCTGGGTAAGGGACACCAGCTCGAGGTCTTCGACGATGCTCACCACCCGCAACGAGGCGAACGTACCTGAATGTCGGACGGTCAACGCACCGTCGGGTTCCTCCTCGGCGGGAAGGACATCCCGCAGTATTGATGCCAGCCGCTCCGGCAGGGATGACACTATGCGCTCCCGAATCGTCGATTGCGCGAGGCGTATTCCTCGCAGGCCGCCCACAAGTCGCGACGGTCATAGTCCGGCCACAGCTTGTCCTGGAATATGTACTCAGCGTAGGCCGACTGCCACAACATGAAATTGCTCGACCGCTGCTCACCCGAGGTCCGCAGAAATAGGTCCACATCGGGGATGTCGGGTCGCTGCAGGTGACGGCCGATGGTGGATTCGGTGATCCGGTCCGGGTTCAGTCTGCCCGCGGCGACCTCACGAGCGATTTGCCTTGTCGCTTCCGCGATCTCGGTGCGACCGCCGTAGTTGACACAGTAGTTGATGGTGATGACGTCGTTGTTCTTCGTCACCTGCTCCGCGATCGCCAGTTCGTTGATGACGCTGCGCCACAGACGTGGCCGCGATCCCACCCACCGGATCCGGACTCCCATCGTGTTGAGGATGTCGCGACGCCGTCGCACCACGTCGCGGTTGAAGCCCATCAGGAAGCGGACTTCCTCGGTGGAACGCTTCCAGTTCTCGGTGGAGAAGGCGTACAGGCTCAGCCACTTGATCCCGAGTTCGACAGCACCGCAAGCGATATCGATCACCACCGCCTCGCCCATCCGGTGGCCGTCGGTGCGGGGCAGGCCACGCTGGGTGGCCCAGCGACCATTCCCGTCCATCACGATGGCGACATGGTTGGGCAACCGATCGGCCGGAATCCGCGGCGCAGCCGCTTTCGAAATGTGCTGCGGCGGCCGGCGCGGGCCGCCATGGGACGCCGGCGGTAGCTCCGGGAAGACAACCGGCCACGTCGACGTGTCGGGAAAGGTCGGATAGTCGTCGGGGGCCGGGGGCAACTGCGGGAAGTCAGTGGGCCTAGGCTTGCGCGCATCCCTAGCCACAGGCCATATCCTGCCCGATCAGCGCGGCGCGCCGTTCGGCAACCGATCGATCGGCCTGGTAAAACCGCTCCACCAGGGGCAACGTTTTGAGCTGCCGTTCCAGATGCCATTGCAGGTGCGCGGCCACCAACCCGCTGACATAACTGCGATGGGATTGCGGTGCCGCCTCGGCTGCCTCCCAGTCACCATCGTGTAGCGCGGACATCAGGTCCACCACGCCCAGTGGCGGTGTGGTCGAGCCGGCCGGGCGGCAGTGCGCGCAGACACTGCCCCCCGCGGCAATGTGAAACGCCCGATGCGGACCGGGTGTAGCGCAGCGCGCGCACTCGGTCAACGCCGGCGCCCAGCCGGCGATGCCCATGGCACGCAGCAGATACGCGTCCAATAGGAGATCACGAGGCCGCCGCCCATCAGCCACCGCCCGCAAGGCGCCCACCGTGAGCCGGTGCAGAGCAGGAGCGGGCGCCCGCTCCTCACCGGCGAGGCGTTCGGCGGTTTCCAGCATCGCGCACCCGCAGGTGTACCGACCGTAATCGGCGACGATATCGGTGGCCAACGCGTCAATGGAGACAACCTGCGTGACGACGTCGAGGTTGCGGCCGGGGTGCAGTTGCGCGTCGATATGCGCGAACGGCTCCAAGCGCGCGCCGAATTTGCTCCGGGTGCGCCGGACACCTTTGGCCACCGCGCGGACCAACCCGTGATCGCGGGTCAACAGGGTGACGATCCGGTCGGCTTCGCCGAGCTTATGCTGGCGCAGCACCACTGCCCGGTCCCGATATAGCCGCATCGCATTAGTTTTGCACCCCACCGCGACATCGCGGGTATCCGCGCCGATAGTCTCGTACCCCGTGGTTGGCGCTTCTGGGTCCGCTTGTGGGGCCGATTCTGGATCCGGAGCTCAGCGCCTGCCCACCTTGACCGATCTGCTCTACCAGCTGGCCACCGGCGCGGTGACTTCAGAGGAGTTGGTGCGACGTTCCCTGCGCGCGATCGATGTGAGCCAACCCACATTGAACGCCTTTCGGGTCGTGCTCGCCGAATCCGCGCTGGCCGACGCGGCGGCGGCCGACCGGCGACGGGGCGCCGGCGACACCGCACCGCTGCTGGGAGTGCCGATCGCGGTCAAAGACGACGTCGACGTTGCCGGAGTGCCCACCGCCTTCGGCACCCAGGGGTACGTGCGGCCCGCGACCCACGACTCCGAGGTCGTCCGGCGCCTCAAGGCGGCCGGCGCGGTGATCGTCGGCAAGACAAACACTTGCGAACTCGGCCAGTGGCCGTTCACCAGCGGGCCCGGCTTCGGACACACTCGCAACCCCTGGTCGCGCCGGCACACGCCGGGCGGATCCTCGGGCGGCAGCGCGGCCGCGGTGGCCGCCGGCCTGGTTACCGCCGCCATCGGCTCCGACGGCGCCGGCAGTGTCCGCATCCCCGCGGCGTGGACGCACCTGGTGGGCATCAAACCGCAACGCGGCCGCATCTCCACCTGGCCACTGGCGGAGGCGTTCAACGGCATCACGGTCAACGGCGTGCTGGCCCGCACCGTGGCGGACGCGGCGCTGGTGCTCGACGCCGCGTCCGGCAACGTCGAGGGCGACCTGCACAAGCCGCCTTCGGTGACGGTTTCCGATTTCGTCGGCATCGCCCCGGGCCCGCTGAAGATCGCATTGTCAACCCGCTTCCCGTACACGGGCTTTCGTGCCAAGCTGCATCCAGAGATCCTGGCCGCAACACGGACGGTGAGCGAACAGCTCGAGCTGCTCGGCCACACCGTGGTACCCGGCAACCCGGACTATGGCCTGCGGATGTCGTGGAACTTTCTGGCCCGGTCCACCGCGGGTCTCTGGGAATGGGCCCAGCGGTTGGGCGACGGTGTCACGCTGGATCCTCGCACCGTGTCCAACCTGCGTACGGGTCACGCGCTGTCACAAGCGATTCTGCGCAGCGCACGCCGCCACGAGGCCGCCGACCAGCGTCGGGTCGGCTCGGTCTTCGACATCGTGGACGTGGTGCTGGCACCGACCACGGCCCAGCCACCGCCACTGGCGCGCGCGTTCGACAGGTTGGGCAGCTTCGGCACCGACCGCGCTATCATCGCCGCGTGCCCGTTGACCTGGCCGTGGAACCTGCTGGGCTGGCCGTCGGTCAACGTGCCGGCGGGATTTACCTCCGACGGCTTACCGATCGGTGTGCAGCTGATGGGACCCGCCAACAGCGAGGGCGTGCTGATCTCGCTGGCCGCCGAATTGGAAGCCGTCAGCGGCTGGGCGACCAAGCAGCCGCAGGTTTGGTGGAACAGCTAAAAGCCCAGTCGGCCAAGCTGTTTGGGGTCGCGCTGCCAGTTCTTGGCGACCTTGACACGCAAGTCGAGGTAGACCTTGGTCCCAAGCAGCTTTTCGATCTGGCTACGGGCCGCGGTACCCACCTCCCGCAGCCGGGCACCACCCTTGCCGATGACGATTCCCTTCTGACTGTCTCGCTCGACGTACAGTGCGGCGTGTACGTCGATCAGATCGTCACGCCCCTCGCGCGGGCTGACCTCGTCGATCATTACCGCCAGCGAATGGGGCAGCTCATCGCGCACGCCCTCCAGGGCAGCCTCGCGGATGAGCTCGGCCATCAGAATCTCCTCGGGTTCGTCGGTCAACTCCCCGTCGGGGTAGTACGCCGGGCCGGCGGGTAATGCCGCGGCGAGCACGTCGATCAGCAAGTCGACCTGCTCGCCGGTGACCGCCGACACCGGGATGATCTCCGCCGAACTGGTCACGAGCTCGCTCACCGCGACCAGCTGGGCGGCCAAGCGATCCTTCGACACCTTGTCGATTTTGGTGACGATGGCGACGACGGTCGTCCTCGGAGCGACCGAACGAATCTGCTCGACGATCCAGCTATCCCCCGGACCGATCGCCTCGTCAGCGGGGATACACAACCCGATGACGTCAACCTCGGCGTAGGTGTCGCGGACCAAGTCGTTGAGCCGCTTGCCGAGCAGGGTGCGTGGCCGGTGTAAACCGGGGGTGTCGACGAGGATGATCTGAAAGTCGTCGCGATGCACGATCCCGCGGATGGTATGCCGGGTGGTCTGCGGCCGCATCGAGGTGATCGCCACTTTGGCCCCGACCAGCGCGTTGGTCAGGGTCGACTTGCCGGTGTTCGGTCGGCCGACCAAACACACGAAGCCGGAACGAAATTCACTCACGCGCGTTGCCTCGCCGAGCGTGTACCCAGTGCGAATTTTCGCGTGATTTCTCGCAGTGAATTCACGCTCGGCGTCATAGCGCGGCTTCTAGCTGCTCAACCACGGTGATCGGCCTCCTTACCGTCGACACCGTCGGCTGCGGCCGGGCTCAGCAATACTGTGCCGATGCGCACGCGTCCCCGATGATCCGGGCCGCCTTCAGCGTGCAGCCGCAGGCCGTGCGATACCACCTCAGCCCCGGGCAATGGAACCCGGCCCAGTTCCAAGGCCAACAGCCCGCCCACCGTGTCGACGTCAAGGCCGTCGTCAAACTCCATGCCGTACAACTCGCCGACGTCTTCGATTGGCAGGCGTGCCGATACCCGGAAACGCTTGTCGCCCAAGTCTTCCACCGGAGCCGTCTCCGCCTGATCATACTCGTCGGCAATCTCGCCGACGATTTCCTCCAGCACGTCTTCGATGCTGACCAGGCCGGCTATCGCGCCGTACTCGTCGACCAGCAGAGCCATGTGGTTACGGTCACGCTGCATTTCGCGCAGCAACGCGTCCAGCGGCTTGGAGTCCGGCACGAACACAGCCGGGCGCATCACCTGCGCAACGGCCGCTTCGCGGCCACGCCCCGAGCAAAACGTCTGCTCGACAAGGTCTTTCAGGTACACCACCCCAACAATGTCATCGACGTTCTCGCCGATCACCGGAATGCGGGAATGTCCGCTACGTACCGCCAGGGTCATCGCTTGACCGGCCGACTTGTCGCTTTCGATCCAGATCATCTCGGTGCGCGGCACCATCACCTCCCGGGCCGGGGTGTCACCGAGCTCGAAGACCGACTCGATCATCCGGTGCTCGTCGGCGGCCACCACGCCACTCTGCTGGGCCAGGTCGACCACTTCACGCAGCTCGATTTCGGATGCGAACGGCCCGTTGCGAAAGCCGCGGCCCGGGGTGAGCGCGTTACCCAGCAACACCAGCAAGCGGCTGATCGGCATCAACAGCCACGAGATCACCCGCAGCGGAAGGGCGGTGGCCAACGAGATGAAATACGCATTCTGGCGCCCAAGGGTGCGTGGGCCGACACCGACGACAACAAAGCTGGCCAAAACCATGATGCCCGCGGCGACAAACAACCCCCAATCCATGCTGACGTTGTGCCGGATATACACCACCAATAGCGCCGTCGCGGTGACCTCGCAGGTGATCCGCAGCAGCACGACCAGATTGATGTATCGCGGCCGCTCGGCCATCACCTTGAGCAGCGACCCCGCGCCCGGCCGCTGGTCGCGTACCAGCTCGTGCACCCGGGCCGGCGACACCGTGCTGATGGCGGCGTCGATCGCCGCGAACAACCCGCCCAGACCGATCAGCATGATCGAGCCGAGCAGCTGATAGTGCCCGGTCAAAGGTCGAAATACCTTGACTTATCCAGCAACCGACGGTCCCTTTCGTCCTGCCGGTCGTGCTGGTAGGCCTCGACCTGCTCGGCTACCCACTCTTCAAGCAACCGGTCCTGCAGGGCGAACATCTCCCTTTCCTCGTTCGGCTCGGCGTGGTCGTAGCCCAGCAGGTGAAGCACACCGTGGATGGTCAGCAAGGCCAACTCGTGGCCCAAGCTGTGGCCGGCCGCAGCCGCCTGCCCGGCGGCGAATTCCGGGCACAGCACGATATCGCCCAGCATGGACGGTCCCGGTTCGGGGGCGTCGGGGCGACCCCCTGGCTCGAGCTCATCCATCGGGAAGCTCATTACGTCGGTTGGCCCGGGCAGATCCATCCAGCGCATGTGTAGGTCGGCCATCGCCGCGGTGTCCAGCAACACCATCGACAACTCCGCGCCCGGATTGACGTCCATCTTGGCGATGACAAACCGCGCGACACTGACAAGTTCCGCCTCGGAGACGTCGATGCCCGATTCGTTGGATACCTCGATGCTCATCGGTTTTCCCGGTCGTTTCGCTTCATAACCAACATCATCGGCGACCGCGGGCGCCGGGCGCCCGCCGAGCCGCCCGGTTCATCCGGGAGGTGGGCTCCTCGTATCGTGCGTAAGCATCGACGATCTCCGACACCAGCCGATGGCGCACCACATCCACACTGGTCAGC
The nucleotide sequence above comes from Mycobacterium decipiens. Encoded proteins:
- a CDS encoding decaprenyl diphosphate synthase — encoded protein: MARDARKPRPTDFPQLPPAPDDYPTFPDTSTWPVVFPELPPASHGGPRRPPQHISKAAAPRIPADRLPNHVAIVMDGNGRWATQRGLPRTDGHRMGEAVVIDIACGAVELGIKWLSLYAFSTENWKRSTEEVRFLMGFNRDVVRRRRDILNTMGVRIRWVGSRPRLWRSVINELAIAEQVTKNNDVITINYCVNYGGRTEIAEATRQIAREVAAGRLNPDRITESTIGRHLQRPDIPDVDLFLRTSGEQRSSNFMLWQSAYAEYIFQDKLWPDYDRRDLWAACEEYASRNRRFGSA
- the recO gene encoding DNA repair protein RecO; the encoded protein is MRLYRDRAVVLRQHKLGEADRIVTLLTRDHGLVRAVAKGVRRTRSKFGARLEPFAHIDAQLHPGRNLDVVTQVVSIDALATDIVADYGRYTCGCAMLETAERLAGEERAPAPALHRLTVGALRAVADGRRPRDLLLDAYLLRAMGIAGWAPALTECARCATPGPHRAFHIAAGGSVCAHCRPAGSTTPPLGVVDLMSALHDGDWEAAEAAPQSHRSYVSGLVAAHLQWHLERQLKTLPLVERFYQADRSVAERRAALIGQDMACG
- a CDS encoding amidase is translated as MVGASGSACGADSGSGAQRLPTLTDLLYQLATGAVTSEELVRRSLRAIDVSQPTLNAFRVVLAESALADAAAADRRRGAGDTAPLLGVPIAVKDDVDVAGVPTAFGTQGYVRPATHDSEVVRRLKAAGAVIVGKTNTCELGQWPFTSGPGFGHTRNPWSRRHTPGGSSGGSAAAVAAGLVTAAIGSDGAGSVRIPAAWTHLVGIKPQRGRISTWPLAEAFNGITVNGVLARTVADAALVLDAASGNVEGDLHKPPSVTVSDFVGIAPGPLKIALSTRFPYTGFRAKLHPEILAATRTVSEQLELLGHTVVPGNPDYGLRMSWNFLARSTAGLWEWAQRLGDGVTLDPRTVSNLRTGHALSQAILRSARRHEAADQRRVGSVFDIVDVVLAPTTAQPPPLARAFDRLGSFGTDRAIIAACPLTWPWNLLGWPSVNVPAGFTSDGLPIGVQLMGPANSEGVLISLAAELEAVSGWATKQPQVWWNS
- the era gene encoding GTPase Era, yielding MSEFRSGFVCLVGRPNTGKSTLTNALVGAKVAITSMRPQTTRHTIRGIVHRDDFQIILVDTPGLHRPRTLLGKRLNDLVRDTYAEVDVIGLCIPADEAIGPGDSWIVEQIRSVAPRTTVVAIVTKIDKVSKDRLAAQLVAVSELVTSSAEIIPVSAVTGEQVDLLIDVLAAALPAGPAYYPDGELTDEPEEILMAELIREAALEGVRDELPHSLAVMIDEVSPREGRDDLIDVHAALYVERDSQKGIVIGKGGARLREVGTAARSQIEKLLGTKVYLDLRVKVAKNWQRDPKQLGRLGF
- a CDS encoding hemolysin family protein; amino-acid sequence: MTGHYQLLGSIMLIGLGGLFAAIDAAISTVSPARVHELVRDQRPGAGSLLKVMAERPRYINLVVLLRITCEVTATALLVVYIRHNVSMDWGLFVAAGIMVLASFVVVGVGPRTLGRQNAYFISLATALPLRVISWLLMPISRLLVLLGNALTPGRGFRNGPFASEIELREVVDLAQQSGVVAADEHRMIESVFELGDTPAREVMVPRTEMIWIESDKSAGQAMTLAVRSGHSRIPVIGENVDDIVGVVYLKDLVEQTFCSGRGREAAVAQVMRPAVFVPDSKPLDALLREMQRDRNHMALLVDEYGAIAGLVSIEDVLEEIVGEIADEYDQAETAPVEDLGDKRFRVSARLPIEDVGELYGMEFDDGLDVDTVGGLLALELGRVPLPGAEVVSHGLRLHAEGGPDHRGRVRIGTVLLSPAAADGVDGKEADHRG
- the ybeY gene encoding rRNA maturation RNase YbeY, whose product is MSIEVSNESGIDVSEAELVSVARFVIAKMDVNPGAELSMVLLDTAAMADLHMRWMDLPGPTDVMSFPMDELEPGGRPDAPEPGPSMLGDIVLCPEFAAGQAAAAGHSLGHELALLTIHGVLHLLGYDHAEPNEEREMFALQDRLLEEWVAEQVEAYQHDRQDERDRRLLDKSRYFDL